The genomic interval CCCGGTCTCATCCGGTCCGCAGACCGACGTGTCTCCCCAGGCGCAACCTTCGGCTCCCGATGTCGCGCCGGTTGCGGCCCCCTCTGCCGAAACTTCCGAGTTGATCCAGGCGGCTATGCAAATCGCAGGCAGTTACAATCCCGATGGGCGTTTCGATCCTTTCGAACCGCTTTTCAAGGAACAGCCCGATCTTCAGGAAACACCCAAGGCGACGGGCAAGCGAGAAAAGCGTACACCCCAAACGCCTCTGGAGCGCGTGGCACTCAGCCAGCTCAAGGTGACGGCCATCATCCGATCACCCAGCGGAAACCGTGCCCTGGTGGAAGACGCCACCGGCAAGGGCTATGTGGTCAAAAAGGGCACCTATGTCGGATTGAATGCGGGGCAGGTGGTCGATATCGACAAGGACCGCATCGTGATCGAGGAAGAGGTCGAGAACGTGATGGGAGAGCTAAGGATCGAAAATTCGGAGTTGAAACTTCAGAAACCTGCTGGAGAGTTTTAATATGACAACGAAAATTGCAAGAATCGCGGCCCTGATTGTATTCACCCTCGGCATGGCGGTCATGTTCTTCGGATGCGCGTCCCAGCCTGGCCCCGAGGCGGCTGCGGCACCCGAGGCATCGGCGCCTTTGACGGCCATATCATCGATTGCAGCCGTTGAGACAGATGAGGGCGTCCAGGTGACCATTACGGCCGACCGGCCCCTGACCTTTTCTTCCCTGAAGCAACCCGATCCCTTGGCCGTGGTGCTCTATTTTCCCGAGACCACCGCCGGGCAGGCCCAGATCAACCGGCCCAATTCGATCGATATGATCCCATTGATTTCGGCGCGCCAGGGCAATGGTCAGCGTACGGCGCGGGTCGAAATCCAGCTGGCCGGAGACGCCAGTTACACAGCGGTCCAGGAAGGCAATACGGTTCAGGTGCGCTTTGCCCGGTCGGCCGAAGCCGCCGGAGCCAAGGCCGATGCTGCACCGGCTGTGGCGACCGCCGCTGCTTCGGCAGAGCCCCTCTCCCAAGAGACGGCAGCCCGCACATCGTCCGCCCAACCGATCGTCAAGAGCAGCAGTAAAGCGCCTGCTTCCGGGGCCTGGGTCAACAAGATCGATTTTCTCAGCGAGGCCGAGGGAAAGTCCACCCTGGTGGTCGGCACCACTCATGCCGTGGACTACCGCCTCGAAAAGGTCGGCCCGCGGCAGCTCCAGATCCGGCTGCTCAACACGCGCATTCCCTCCTATCGGCAGCGGCCCCTGATCACCACCCGTTTTACCAGCGCCGTGGACCGGATTATGCCCACACAATCGTCCCAAGCGAAAAACGAATCCATCGTCTCCATCGAGCTGCGCGAAGCGGTACCCTACGTGGCAGAGCAGGCCGACAACCTGTTGATGG from Desulfatitalea tepidiphila carries:
- a CDS encoding pilus assembly protein PilP, translated to MKRQLMVLLFRWGAILMLISLLGCGEKAPPAPQPKATSKKISVKPTPVPAPVSSGPQTDVSPQAQPSAPDVAPVAAPSAETSELIQAAMQIAGSYNPDGRFDPFEPLFKEQPDLQETPKATGKREKRTPQTPLERVALSQLKVTAIIRSPSGNRALVEDATGKGYVVKKGTYVGLNAGQVVDIDKDRIVIEEEVENVMGELRIENSELKLQKPAGEF